The following DNA comes from Candidatus Paceibacterota bacterium.
CCCGCGCACGGGTGGGTTGGGGCAAGGGCAACATCATCTCTTGCGGCGCATTTTGCAAAGCAAAATACAAATTCCGTCGGCGTCCAAAGCGAGGGCGAGGCGGAAGGGGGGTGTGGGGGGAATTCCGCCTCGCCCGAGCCAAAGCGAAGCCCCGCCGCCCTGCTCATTAAGAGCAGACCGCCAAAGAAAAGTTTTGTTTTCCTTTTAGAAGAAAAAATCGGGCGCGCCCAAATAAAAAATCGTGAACAAAACTTTTCTTTGTCGGAGCGAGCGTCAGCGAGCGGCGGCGGGGCGAAGCGTCAAAATTCTGCGTTCGGATTTTCGCGGAAAAAAGTTCGGATTTCGTTCAGCGTTCGGAGCCAAATTGTATGTTCAGCGTTTATTGCCTCGGCGCTTCGCGCCTCGGCAGGCAGATTGTATAGTATTTGCCAAGATTTTTTGGGTTCAATCGCCACCTTTTGCGAAAGCAAAAAGCGGTTCGCCGTTGCAAAGCAACGGGCAAACGAAAGTTTGCGAGCCAATCCTTTTACTTCCGCCGAAGGCGAAAAACAAAGCGATAATTTTTTTCCCAAAAGCGATATACAAATAATTTTTCAAAACTTATGACAAAATATTTTCTCTACATCAGAAAATCAACAGACGAAGACGACAGGCAAGTTTTGTCGTTAGAAGCACAGGAAACAGAACTCAAAGAATTTGCCTTGCGGGAAAATTTGCTGATCGCCGCCACATTTAGGGAATCACAAACCGCCAAAGAGCCGGGACGACCAATTTTCAACGATATGCTCAAACGAATGGAAAACGGCGAGGCCGAGGGGATTTTAGCGTGGCACTCAGACAGATTGGCAAGAAATTCCATTGACGGCGGACGGATAATTTTTTTGATAGACACCGGAAAAATAAAATCGCTAAAATCCCCGACATTCTGGTTTGAACCGACCCCGCAAGGCAAATTCATGTTGAATATCGCTTTTGGGCAATCAAAATACTTTGTTGATAATCTTTCAGAGAATACCAAAAGAGGGTTGCGTCAAAAATTGCGCCGAGGCGAATTGCCCGGCTATGCCCCGCTTGGCTACTTGAACGATTTGCGAACACACACGCTCGTCAAAGACCCCGAAAGATTTCGCCTCGTTCGCAAACTTTTTGAATTGTACGCAACCGGCAATTATTCTCTGAAAGATTTGCGGAAGTTGATAACTTCCGCCGGCTTGTTGAGCCGAAAGAAAAATATGCTTTCCGTCTCCAATATCCAAAGCATACTTTCCAATTCATTTTATTACGGAGTTTTCAAATACAACGGCGAAATGTACGACGGAAAGCACGAGCCAATGATTCCAAAGAAACTTTTTGAAGCGTGCCAGAAAGTTATGGCGGATCGTTCGCGTCCAAAAAAACCAAGCCAAAAAGATTATCCGTTTAGAAATATGCTCGTTTGCGGAGAGTGCGGTTGTGCCATAACTTCCGAAACGCAAAAAGGACACAACTATTATCGTTGCACCAAAAAGCGAGATAAAAAATGTTCGCAAAAATATATC
Coding sequences within:
- a CDS encoding recombinase family protein, whose protein sequence is MTKYFLYIRKSTDEDDRQVLSLEAQETELKEFALRENLLIAATFRESQTAKEPGRPIFNDMLKRMENGEAEGILAWHSDRLARNSIDGGRIIFLIDTGKIKSLKSPTFWFEPTPQGKFMLNIAFGQSKYFVDNLSENTKRGLRQKLRRGELPGYAPLGYLNDLRTHTLVKDPERFRLVRKLFELYATGNYSLKDLRKLITSAGLLSRKKNMLSVSNIQSILSNSFYYGVFKYNGEMYDGKHEPMIPKKLFEACQKVMADRSRPKKPSQKDYPFRNMLVCGECGCAITSETQKGHNYYRCTKKRDKKCSQKYIREEVLAEEVANELQKVSLSSAWAEWMLTELNKEEAEAAQSGAVFAQNLKDKIKELEGKLDLLLDAHLDGTISREEYTAKKEKIINEKSELSEKSKDFERNGNHWLEPARQFILAAQQAKIIALQENPVAGRDFLKRIGSNRFLLSQKVAIEPKKSWQILYNLPAEARSAEAINAEHTIWLRGQDSNL